DNA from Oxyura jamaicensis isolate SHBP4307 breed ruddy duck chromosome 4, BPBGC_Ojam_1.0, whole genome shotgun sequence:
CTAGATCCAAAGCTACGCCTGTGCTATACAGCAAACCTGACAGTGTCTGCACAGGAgtggcaggaaaggaaaagatggaggagctggggcaccCATCTTAGTCTGGGATAAACTCTCTGTATGTGGTGAATTTTGCTAATTCACCACAAATGAAGCAGTATCTTGGAAGTGAGTGATATAAAGGGCTAGGAGACAGCCAGAAAAAGAGCCTTGAGTAAGGAGGAAGAATAGGTGTTAGaggtgctgctcccagctgagcTGTCACCAGCAGGAGGGggctgggaggcactgggggggACCGCAGCAGATGCTGTGCCCCCATCACCCAGCGAGGTGCTCTGGAAGGTGCCCCAGATGCTGGTGACAGCCAGGTGTGGAGTGAGGCCACCACTCACCATCCTTACCCCCTCCCCTTTCATGCTCCCTGTGCATTGTTTGCCTGCTAAGAGTTTCTTCTCTTGGTCTTGATTTTTTTAGGTAGCTCCTGGCTTAGCCTGCCTGTTCCCGAGCCTTCAGAAATAGAGCAGAGCCCTAAAAAACACATGTCTTCCTCGGAGCCCATCCTGGACATCAAGacagaggcagcagaagcacTGCCAGGTGAGAACCACGCTGGGTCGATGTGCTGGGTGCCTGCAGTTAAACACACTGCTCACCCTGGTGGagctgcacccagcagcaggcacctgATCGGGACGTGCACGTGTGTTCACACCGGGCTTTCAGCCACTCTGAacctgagctgctctgctttaGCTCCTGTCACCATAACCTTCATCACGGGAGGGCATCTCCTGGGCCAGGCAGGGTGAGGTCTCCACTCCGAAGCATCAAACCTAGGCAAGATCAGCCCTCCGAGTCACCCCCCTGCCCAGACCTACCTGCGCCACTCTGCTTGAGATTCTCTCACCTCCTGAGAATCTGCAAAGCAGCCCCTGCGGTCTGCCggggctgcagaaagcagcagtacCCATCTGGTGGAAGTTCCCAACAGGAGACACGAAGATAGCAGGTCCCAGCGAGaggacctgctgctccaccaggTCCTCCTGTCCTTCGTTTGCTCATTTAGAGGGAGGGAAGCAGACACCCAGCTGGTAGCCGTTCACTTCTGGGGCCTCTAACCACATAAATTCTGCTATGGTGTTTTATAGCCCATCACCAGGAGAGCCTAAGAACCCCTTTTCTCACCCAAATATCAACTCCAGACTATTTCTGTGCTTCGCTTGCACAGTCTACCTCCTCTACAAGCATTTCAGAGCTGTGAGAGCAGGCCAACCCCTgccatcccacctggggacaCATGCCATGACAATTTTCCGTGGCTGAGGACAAATTCCGCCCAGACCCGCTGTGACAACCCACACCGTGCCACCAATCGAAGATTCTTTGGAGAAACCCCTTCTTGCTGGGGTTCCTCATGCAGCAGCTGGTGACAATTTGCTCCGGGTAGACATTCCCCAGACTGGGGAACTTTCCCTCGGAAAACCCTCCTGGGCTCTTGCAGCCtgggcagctcagcacagggagggctgctcctggcaggcAGAGTGGGTGCCTGGGGCAGCACCTCTTGCAAAGCGTTCACCATGCAAGATATTGGCAATTAATTCCTGCCAAGAAATAAGGAAAGCTGCTTTTGCTTCGTTCAGCATTAAACCCCGAGCCCAGATGTTTTGCTGatgtggagctgcagcagcgtGAGACACGAGGGCCTGGCTCCGCCTCGGCGCTGGGATTTAACCTCTGGTGTCTCAATTTGCTTTGCCAAAACACATGTTACCAGCCATGTCCCCACCATAAAGCACTCAAAAAGCACGATGGAGCAAAGCAATCCTGCAGGCCTTGGTCTGATAAAGCTGCTGACCTCCGGGTTCCCATTGCAGGCATCCCGTGGgccctgctcagcagctcctccagcagacTGCGGGCACACACCATGCTCAGAGAAGACCATGCCAGGGCCTGGGGCATCCCAGCATCAGGGGAAAGCAAAGCTTCTGCCTTCCAACAGGGAAGGGGGTGACGCTTTTGAGACCCATGGGGgggttgctgctgcttctccccaaCCCCAGGGGTGGCCGAGGAGGGGCAGAGGAGCGTGGCTGCTGCATTAACCAGTGGTGTTAGCACTGGGGTGAAAGTCATTGTTTAGGGTAGGGATGTCCTGGGTATTTGGGCTGCAAAGACCCCCCCCCATGCAACAAATGTCCAGTGGCAGAGCTAGCACCCCTgccaaacagcaacaaaaaaaggtGTGTTTGGGAAATGCAAAGGTTTTCAGAGGGTTGGGTCAGAGTTGCAGTGCTGGCTGTGAGCACGTCTCCATCATGCTCACGCTCCCCGAGCTCTCTTTACCAccgaggggctgggaggagggggggacagagctcctgcccaccccagggtgctgctgtagcaaaaaaaaaagaaacaaacctgaAATCCCTGAGCCCCAAACCCACCTACCCTCCTCCTGGCAGCAGAGGACAACCTGACTGACAGGGAAAAACATCTATCGTTTCGAGATCAAAAATCTGGATTAGCGTTTCAAGGCTGCAGGGTTGGGTTGTTTCAGACATTTTTAGAACatgcaaagcaaaagcagagctggtgctgacaaatatatatatattttgctgcaCAGGGGATTGGTTTTCAGCGGGGAAGTTGAAAACCgaagtctgtctgtctgtctgtcctggtGCTGCCACCCCAGGTCCCGCCGGGGTTGCTATAGCATTAAATCCATGCACAATGTCACCGGGGCTGCGGATTTAGCAGCAGCCCTCCCTGGCACAGCCAGGCTAATTGAGGCTCTTGGGAATGCACGGGCTACTGCTGCAGGCAGATAGGGTCACCAGCATTTATTTATGCAGAGTCTTGTCCTTCTTTGATGAAATAAGGGGGATTAGAGCCAGCCAGGAGCGCAGACATCACTTTTCGGGCTCAGCTTGATTTTTCAATAATCAATTTGAGCAGGGGCGAGACCTGAGATTCGCGGGGATAAGGAGCTTGTAGCTATTTTGCATCGAGCGTGGGTAGGCTGCAGGTACACCCTGTGCATCCCAGCCTGTCCTGCTGGCCGTGGGTTCACTCCAGGCAGACACAGGCTGGCATTTTCCAGGCAAACTGCTCTAATGTATAAAATCTGCCAGGGTTTGCATCCCCGCCTGATTTCTGGTCGCAGCTCCCCATCACtaagcagagaaatattttcacaagaaacattttgaccaaagaataaatctgttttctgaatgcACTTTTAGGGCTAGCAAAACTCTGGCTGAAGCAAGCAGTTTAAGtccctgccccccttccccaggcacACGCAGGTGTACAAACTAAATAATCTCTTCCAGCTCTTGTTTTGAAACTTTTCTCCATCTCTGTGTCACAACATGCTAAATCCGAGAGGCTAGGAAGGAGTTTAATAAGCTTGTAAAGGAACTGGGACATCTTTGTTTGACCTCAAGCAATgtgttgttgatgtttttttcacttaaaatctggaagaaaaagaactgtggaaataaaacagtgaaataaaaacagcccGAGACGCACAAAGCTCTGCTTCTACCCACGGTGGGGGGTTCCCTCCGATGCCCGTCTCTCCATTGGGATGCTCAGTATGGGCTCAGATATTGTTTTTGGTTGGGACAAAAAGAAGATAAGacccttcttttcccttctgggGAGATTTGAGTGCCAAAgtagagggaaaggaagagtgATCTTTGAGGCCAACTCAGTCTGAGCTGAAGATGCCCCATTGTGATagagaaaaagcacaggaaTGAACTGCTCTTCACCTGTCCTTGCTGGGACCTTCCAATAAAACCCTACTGATGGTGCTTTGCCACAAGATACCTGGCTCATTGTCTTGTCTGCAGACCCTTCCATCCTGGGTCTTTGTTGTCAATTGACAAAGGAGAGCTCTGAATTCTTCTGGAGCTGGAAGCATTGACACAGAGCAAACCAAATGGAATGAGCCGGGGCCCTGGGCTCCTGGCACATGGCGAGTTCATCTCCTTGTCAAGtgctcagaagagaaaaaaatgctatccAAAAAAGCAGCAAGGGGCTGGGACAGTGTGTGCTTCCCCTGCAAAGCACCGGCTCACCGTGTGCCGGAGCCCGTTAATTGCACTCAGCAGGATTTCCAACAGCACCATGGGGCTGCATCGGACGTGTCACTTCTGCACTTTAATTGATGCTCTAAAGCAGACAGAAGTGTCACAGGGAAGAAAAGTctgagaaaattagaaaaaggaTGACAAAATCAGTCTACATACATTCTTCCCAGCTGATGGCTGGAGTGCTGCGAGGGGTGCTGGGATCATCTCAGGAGCTGTACCCACATATTGCTGGGCACAGGGGTTCTAACTGCTGCAGGCCAGAAACACAATGTGAGGGAAGCTTAGCCCAAGGGAAAATTAAGGTATTTGTACAAAGCTGCAGAGAATTTCAATGGAAAAGTAAAATCTGGGAAGACTTGGACTGCCTCAGAGTCTGGGGCATTCAATGTCAGGTTTGGTCCAGGTAAGACTCCAGCCAAAGTGATCCTCAGACTCCTCAAATCACTAGCACACAAAACCAAAGTGCGCACACATATTAATAGCACATTCCAGGCTTTTAATCAGGGTCAGAAAGACTCTGATCTCACAGAAAGTCTTAGGCAAAGACTCCTAGTCCCAAGTATCTTGTCCCAGTGATGGGACATCTGCTGGTGGCCAAGACAAACTTCTGTCCCTTGACATCTGCCTGTGGTTCAATCCTGCAAATTCCGGCCTGGAGATGAATTTCCTTGGAAAATCTTCGTAGCTTTCggctcccctccagccccatgCAGTTTGGAAGCACATGTGCCTGTGCAGGTGATCTCAGGCTGTGATGCTTGGCCAGGACGCTTGGCCAGGAGGAAGCTCGTGTTTCATCACCATTCAGGGGGAAAACTAAAACCTGCTGAGATTTGCATTTCTCAGTGTACGCAGGAGCATTTGTGCAGATGTTAGCATGAGAAGCAGCCAGAGCAGGCTGTGAGAGAACACGTCCTTGGTGTATGAGGTAAAATAAAGCTAAGTAAATCATTTATGGGCAGTTAATGAGTATTTCCAAAGACCAGGCATTAAGAGTCATTAGCTACTTTATGCAAAGTGCCTCAGCCACCTGTAAATGGCTTAAACTATCTCATCATGCCTAAATTAAAAGAATTACGCTGCTGGTACCTGCAAAAGACCTGGACAAAGCTGTGTACTGATGTGGGGACTGGAGAGGCGCAATGATGAAGATCACCGTCCCAAGAGACACCTCGGCCAACCCATACCCAAGCAGGGTATTTGTCaccctgctctcctgctctgcccaaGCTCAGCAGCCTGCCAGGGGTCTCAGGCTGTCCTCGATACAACAAGAATGGTGAGAGCAGATGGCTTGCAGGAGTGTGGAGGCTGCAGGTTTGCAGGCTGGCAGCTGAATTTCAGCCCAGCCTTTCCAGACCACACAAAGCAAATCAGTGTGGTCTGGCACGGAGAGTACTCAGGAACAGTACCCAGGGGACCTGGGCTCCATTCTCAGCCTGGTGACCTTAACAAGTTATTTCACCTCTCTGTGCCTCAAATGGGAATAATGTGATGCAAAATGTGTTGAAAGCCTTAGAGAGAAACTGCTATGCCGAGCTAGCTATTATCGTTAGATGGTCTCGGAgtgaagaagcaggagaagaaatgaagagatTTGAATCCAGTCTCCAGCTAAGCTCTAGGCTCCTTGTACGAATTTGGGTTCATCAGCTTATGTTCCCCCTGCCTCAGTTCCCCATTTCACAAAGGCAATTGTGAGGCTTGCAGATAAGATGATTAAAGCAGTATAAGAACTTGGAGATTTTATTCCATCACTCAAAGAATTTGGGGCTAAGATACATCCTTGTAACTTCCTGGAGAGATTTGATGAAGAAAATCCAGCCTTCAAGGTTTCTCCTCAGTGACGGATGACATTTCAGCTTTCCACCTCTAGTAATTTTTGTGCTGGAGCAGTCGAagtaaatgtcaaaataaaataaaattaaattaaaattgggggaggaataaaataaaaaagttttcaggaaaaactaAAATTCACCTTGACATTTTCTACTTCCATGGGGGACAAAGTTTAGGTGGAGggatttaaaatagaaatattttataccCTGCTTTATATCTCTGCTAGAAGATgcactaaaaagaaaaggaaaaaaaaatgcagtaggtTAAGAATTTagatattttagagaaaaaaatgcccaaGTGAGCTGAGCTATGTCCCCCGGGTGGCTGCACCCTGGCTTTGCTCCATTGGGGTCCGTGCAATCTCCCACTCTTGTGCatctctctgcttccctcctgcaggCCGCAGCGACCCTGGGGAGCCCAGGCGAGGCCAGGAGACAAGGCaggacccccccagccccagcggtGGGTACAACGCCGcatcccccagcaccagcatccATGGTGAGCCCAGTCCCACTCCATCCACGGGTGAGAGCATCCTGAAAGACCCCAGTTCAGGGCAGGATGactccagccctgctggctccGCACCTTGGCCAGAAGACCCCGAGGAGTGCCCCGCTCGCCCCAACACCCTGGACTTCTCCAAGCCTCCAAAGAAGCTGGAGGAGGTGAAGGAGATGGGGCAGAGGTGTAACAGTGACCATGCAACGGTGAAGGAAAATGGGGTGGGAGGCAGCCCTGTGGCCACGGGGCTGAGTGAGGAGAGGAAGGCGCTGGAGTCGGAGCTGGGGAAGTGCATTGAGGACTTCCGAAAGATCAAGATCCCCCTCGCCTTCCCCAACAAGAAGCGGCAGTGGCAGAGCGAGCTGCTGAGGAAATACCAGCTGTGAGAGGAGAGCTCATCCTTCTCTCCCCTCATGTCCGTGGGTGGCTGGGGATACCCACAGGCCTGAGCGAGGAGCATAGgttgctcctccagccccatccagTGAGCAAAAGGGTTGTAAACCTATACCCATGACAGCGTGCTCCTCACCGTGGCCATCAGGAGGGACGCATGATGTCCCAAGGGGCACAAGCATAGCTGGAGGgacacagaaaaaggaaggaggcCAGGGGTGAATCATCAGGGCCAAAGCTGCCATCCAGCAGAAGCTCTCGTTTTTGTAAGAATGAATTTTCCTGACGTTTCAAATAATAAACTATAGTTGGTGTCAAAAACGAATTCCAGTCTCCTTGTCTCTTCAGCACAGATGTTTGAGCTTAGCTGCTCAAAGCTGTACAAGCAGCTTAGATGTTcgcttttctttaaattaatgGAAGTCACATTTCTGACTCCCTTACGTTCTTGGCAAAACTTCTCCGTCTGTAACATTTGCAAGTGGAGAGCTGGGATTCAGCAAAAGCTTTCTTTGTGATGTTTCgcagatattttccttttcctagaCAAATACTTGAACACCACCCAGCCTTGCGCTGGGGCCTCAAGCCAGAGGGAGGGCCCAGCACAAGGCCAATATCAACCAGGGCCGGCTCTTGGCTTCTCCTTGCCTCTAGGAGCAGTTGGCTGGACGAGGAACCCAACCTTGGGAGGAGAACAAGAGCAATTCGGGTGTATGGGGCTCCTCCATGGGATGGGGGACTGGGTGAGTGCCCCAAAGATGGGCCAGGGAGGGTGGCTTTGGGCTGGGGGCATGTTACAGGCCAACCCCATCAGGGTGAGGACAGGCAGGAGGCCTGTAAACAACTTGAGGAATCCTCTGGGTGGtgagctctgctcttgtgaggtCTGCTGGAAGGGTAATGGATTGGGATGCAAGCACTCCTGGAGATTTCTGGAGGATTTTGTGGATAATTTTGTGACTGAGGCACTGGATGGGACAACTGTATGATGTGAAACTGGATATGCTGTTCACTGACAGAGGAGACCTGGATGGGGCTCACATGTTCAATGGCAACTTTGGCCCTAGTGACCCGAAACAGTGAATTTTGAGAATCTGAAAGGTAAGCAAGGAAGGTGAGTAGCAGAGCATAGCCCTTGGCTGACCTGAGATGTCCCCTGTCACCCTCTGGAGTCCTGCCAGGCAGTGCCCCCTGTCTGgcaccctgctgcccccagcaccagtCTGGTCCCCCAGCTGCTCAGAGAACCACCTCCTGCTCCATCTATGACCTCCAAAAAGCTCCACAGATGAAGAATAAGGGAGGaatccccagccctgccaccccaATACAACCCACAGAAGAGTTTCAGCAAGGTTTCTtagattaaacaaaaacaacccagtGAAAAGCTCACCAAGAGTATGCTGTGGCGAGGTTTTGTCAGAAGGAATTGCTTTGGCCTCTCAGGGGGAGGCAGACGGGGAGGACAGATCTgcattcttcttccttttatatGCAGCCACACTACAGAAGTGTTTACAGGAACTTGGAGAGCCAGAGCGGCACAAGATAAGGCTGGGGCAGAGTCAGCAAAAACCTCGATAAAGGCAGGGGGGGACTACACCATCCCAGGCCCCCAGCACACGATCCCCAGGAGACAGGAGTGTGCAAGAGCATGAGGGGCTGGAAGGGGTTGAGTCGGCAGTCCATCAGGGCTGGTGCCAAAACCAGTTGCCAAACATCCCACCATCTGATCTGGCGACTGAAGACAGCACCGTCTTGGTCAGTTTTCCAAAACTTCTTGACTAGGGTATTACGACTACTGCCCTAAGACATGCTTCAGCCATCCCTGGTTCTTCCGCATGCCTTGATCAGCCTCCAGTTGTGAGAAGTGCCAGTTCTGCTGAAAAACTGATTCCTCAGAGGTCAGGGCAGACTGGcttttgggaaggaaggagatgcTTGTTCTTGACAGAAGCCCTTGGATGTCCTTTGTCCTCCTTCCTAGTGCTCTTTGATGGCATCCATCATGCCTGCAGTCGCTGCTTTAATTACAAATGCTAAGGAGTGAAATAATTTGCTCATCTTAGCACAAGGCAGCTCAGCGCACACAAAAAAGATCAATGACATGGTCTTAAACTGGGCTCTGGCCCACACAAGTGACCTTTTGAGAGGATTTGTGGGGAGGTTTGTGGCACAACAACAACCCTGCTCGGGAAACAATGATGAAGAACAGCCAGCACTGTTGGATCCACAGGGAGAGTCATGTTGTGTCCTCACTCCAGAGGTGGGATTTGCCCCGGGAACTGCACAAGTTGGGCTTTAAAGCATTTTGGGACCTCCAGGCTGATGAGTGATGTCCATGAGCTGATGGGTGAGCCTTCTGCCTACAGCAGGGGGTGCAGTGGGGGGACTGGGGAGCCCCTTCCCAAGCACGGAGCAGGGCATGACCACCAGCCCCACGTTAGGATGTGAAGAGTGGTTCCCAGCAGAACTGGCCCCATTTTGCTCTGTGTGTCttcaaaaaacacacat
Protein-coding regions in this window:
- the LOC118166779 gene encoding BTB/POZ domain-containing protein KCTD8-like; the encoded protein is MEKGPVVRGQLSRQLSRHGSLPGSSWLSLPVPEPSEIEQSPKKHMSSSEPILDIKTEAAEALPGRSDPGEPRRGQETRQDPPSPSGGYNAASPSTSIHGEPSPTPSTGESILKDPSSGQDDSSPAGSAPWPEDPEECPARPNTLDFSKPPKKLEEVKEMGQRCNSDHATVKENGVGGSPVATGLSEERKALESELGKCIEDFRKIKIPLAFPNKKRQWQSELLRKYQL